Proteins encoded by one window of Crassostrea angulata isolate pt1a10 chromosome 9, ASM2561291v2, whole genome shotgun sequence:
- the LOC128163504 gene encoding deleted in lung and esophageal cancer protein 1-like isoform X3: MKPPAAIARGEEPPMFLQRPSTGKSQDVRHILAKTFRQLYTRDTISPDTVKNLSVSKGGDDEYHERYVEMLQKVFDERQKRLNEAAQLERHIMQAQARAMSADERELNRVSKSCDNYSDLGLPPVRSHFSSCIDGQLLKKHKLLTPEDYSTEDPASIPPPTEPLIPSYARDTVSSQQRKDQGTEDRRGDTPLFLPGHIRQSTDLELFEGEEGRPHPEETPSPVWESQDKTMAAWKLHLNEEQREIDRTDLANLQAKVNFRRNPRHVPPSAPPGGRTLIKDGKSKPKEIGIQRKETISVLPEPSVVFLVSPPIVRFTDYKVGQVYEITLELKNVSACLRQCRALPPSSPYFNIGLGQFPGEHGLVAPGMSCHYGIRFAPDSLMDYDDEIRIQTQSSQPIIIPLQGRRQPPLISLPKVLDVGHCLVGGVHIGQFIVKNEGGSGRFCVMPRSAWPATNFKSVVTNGSVKIAPFDVRPSILELMKGDTGVLEVVFAPQSVRSYTQEITIVCDNCHVKHFTLKGVAQMAEVELLSVERGLSAALPGELSDVTADNLIRFDELNPFTYTDKSIVVKNKTDVELPFQWMIYKPDMTDVDELDKKPDRVPDVDSVFSVHPPSGMLPPAKEMEFKITFAPPVVDMFHSVLHLLLQQVPPHNENGSAKSAKSQKRGEEDNSSSGEETEEEEETMSEMFLNSDMKQFKDMTALEVEVKGKSVPLSVVLHPYAVYSPGQSLVGTTIKKLVTMANHSRSTITFQWQPILEKTIIEMEPPFGELDPGMAMDLELSVTGSEPGKVSETIYCYVMNLDDPLHLHVEAEFKGPEIKIEEPDVDFGLVRLGESATREITLTNLAQVITTWSIQDVSENNSEDAMAVSEFTFTPPGGELKPLEQKKVSIEFKPTSVQTLKSILEVQVEDGNKINVAAFGEVQTVAVCFASCQIVMEEVYKDVPVQYQAILVNQTLLSTEFSLGKVEGSHTEDCCIELDTTKGFLGPRRERVITINFVATREGEFSDLRIPCMVEGLDKPLYLGLFCEVKGLAANFRVSKDGYGSSDFSNDLHLDFGEVALGSTGQLYLHIRNESAIAAPYTMGVEHFIARPPTPPQEPLDRNMSTGQRRALLQKTPNLADPMARTLNKAANETYQMMLSQNLGAAFVPGPSQGTLMPFGEEIVDVTAFCDMWGHYTDSLTVKVGDMSPVSVPVSMTAVGCPLKFQLTASQPDQKPIIRFGTHVSGVAPTNRTMRVNNTSPFDLRVDWRIFNVEKDDKKTLDLIVNYGEAFPKLDNSGKEIVPPWEVPAPVRRQPTDFLPNSPSTSAGSTRTQFSTKASQPTSVPSEAELMATRHPIVSLFYQAHEGVPANAPYSVKTKQLVVPARGMASVNFSFTPFPTEEVVKDMDCEGYALGYMSLDKGQSEEGKVEREQGYSVQPLKVEMTAHIKPALLTIECHDDEGMRYRSAMSDLLQAGGQVSNESLRIATSMLSNNTETPLVFRMMTKAPFVLVDMDPSTNVELSTRTISTQMQTLRPKHNLIVQVAFRTSLDLLPPYEETPISTADTTESSEGQKLEFHDDLIIEFNNSTTQRIPLYATLSLPQMELSRESLDFGTCLVGQRREMQILISNKTASHSKWVASIDTCSDTCAENTFCIEPNTGTLDAHITHVSNSKTLLRVYFTAKHSEMYEGVFMFRGNLRERPRRLYLFGQGSYDGKHQAILNV; the protein is encoded by the exons ATGAAGCCCCCAGCAGCAATTGCGAGGGGTGAAGAACCTCCCATGTTCCTACAGCGACCCTCCACAGGAAAGTCCCAGGATGTTAGACACATACTGGCCAAAACGTTCCGACAGCTCTACACTAGAGACACCATCAGCCCAGACACGGTGAAGAATCTAAGTGTGTCCAAAGGAGGGGATGATGAGTATCATGAGAGATACGTCGAAATGCTTCAGAAG gTATTTGATGAGAGACAGAAAAGACTGAATGAGGCTGCTCAGCTGGAGCGACACATCATGCAGGCCCAGGCCCGGGCCATGTCTGCTGATGAGAGGGAGCTCAATCGAGTCTCAAAAAGCTGCGACAATTACAGCGACCTCGGCCTTCCTCCTG TGAGGTCACACTTCAGCTCCTGTATTGATGGACAGTTACTGAAGAAGCACAAGCTACTGACGCCTGAGGATTACTCCACAGAGGACCCTGCCAGTATACCCCCTCCCACAG AGCCCTTGATTCCAAGTTACGCCAGGGACACAGTTTCTTCCCAGCAGAGGAAGGACCAGGGGACGGAGGATCGTCGCGGGGACACACCCTTGTTCCTCCCCGGACACATCAGACAGAGCACGGACCTGGAGCTGTTTGAGGGGGAGGAGGGCAGACCTCACCCCGAGGAAACACCCTCCCCAGTCTGGGAATCA CAGGACAAGACCATGGCTGCTTGGAAACTTCACCTGAATGAAGAGCAGCGAGAAATCGACCGGACAGACCTTGCCAACTTACAGGCCAAGGTCAACTTCCGTCGTAACCCTCGACATGTCCCACCCTCTGCTCCACCTGGTGGCAGAACTCTCATCAAGGACGGTAAATCCAAGCCCAAAGAAATCGGAATTCAGAGGAAAGAGACCATCAGTGT GTTACCAGAGCCATCTGTTGTGTTTTTGGTGTCTCCCCCCATTGTCCGATTCACAGACTACAAAGTGGGTCAGGTCTATGAG ATCACCTTGGAGTTAAAGAACGTGTCAGCGTGTCTACGTCAATGCCGCGCCCTGCCACCTTCCTCGCCATACTTCAATATAGGACTCG GACAGTTTCCAGGAGAGCATGGCTTGGTGGCGCCAGGTATGAGCTGTCACTACGGTATCCGGTTCGCTCCGGACTCCCTGATGGACTATGACGATGAGATTCGGATCCAGACTCAGTCGTCTCAACCAATCATCATCCCCCTACAGGGCCGACGCCAACCACCCCTCATCTCAT TGCCAAAGGTCCTGGATGTGGGTCATTGTTTGGTGGGAGGGGTTCACATCGGCCAATTCATCGTAAAGAACGAGGGAGGAAGTGGGAGATTCTGTGTCATGCCCCGATCTGCCTGGCCGGCCACTAACTTTAAG AGTGTAGTCACCAATGGTAGTGTGAAGATCGCCCCTTTTGACGTCCGTCCGTCCATTCTGGAGCTGATGAAGGGCGACACGGGGGTGCTGGAGGTGGTGTTCGCCCCTCAGTCGGTCCGGAGCTACACCCAGGAGATCACCATCGTGTGTGACAACTGTCACGTCAAGCACTTTACTCTCAAAG GTGTAGCTCAGATGGCAGAAGTGGAGTTATTATCTGTGGAGCGTGGATTATCTGCAGCATTGCCCGGGGAATTATCTGATGTGACTGCTGATAACCTGATCCGTTTTGATGAACTGAATCCTTTCACATACACCGACAAGAGCATCGTTGTCAAAAACAAAAC TGATGTTGAGCTGCCATTCCAATGGATGATTTATAAGCCAGATATGACGGATGTGGATGAGCTGGATAAGAAGCCGGATCGTGTTCCGGATGTAGACTCCGTGTTCAGTGTCCATCCACCGAGCGGCATGCTGCCCCCAGCCAAAGAGATGGAGTTCAAAATTACCTTTGCTCCTCCAGTG GTGGACATGTTCCACAGTGTGTTACATCTTCTGTTACAACAAGTTCCACCTCACAATGAGAACGGTTCAGCCAAGTCTGCCAAGAGCCAGAAACGAGGGGAGGAAGACAACAGCTCCAGTGGGGAGGAAACCGAAGAGGAGGAGGAAACTATGTCGGAGATGTTCCTGAACTCAGACA TGAAGCAGTTCAAGGACATGACAGCGCTAGAGGTCGAGGTCAAGGGTAAGAGCGTCCCCCTCAGTGTGGTTCTTCATCCATACGCCGTGTATTCCCCGGGCCAGAGTCTGGTGGGAACAACGATCAAGAAACTGGTCACA ATGGCAAACCACAGCCGGTCCACCATTACCTTCCAGTGGCAGCCCATTCTGGAGAAGACTATCATAGAAATGGAACCACCATTTGGAGAACTTG ATCCGGGCATGGCTATGGACCTCGAGCTGAGCGTGACAGGCTCGGAACCTGGCAAAGTGAGCGAGACCATTTACTGTTACGTCATGAATCTGGATGACCCATTACATCTCCATGTTGAGGCTGAGTTTAAG GGCCCAGAGATCAAGATCGAGGAGCCAGACGTAGACTTTGGTTTGGTCAGGCTGGGAGAATCCGCGACAAGGGAGATCACTCTGACCAACCTCGCTCAGGTGATAACGACTTGGAGCATCCAGGACGTGTCGGAGAACAACTCAGAGGACGCCATG GCTGTAAGTGAGTTTACATTCACGCCCCCTGGTGGTGAACTGAAGCCCCTGGAACAGAAAAAGGTCAGCATCGAGTTCAAACCGACGTCAGTCCAGACACTGAAGTCTATACTGGAGGTCCAAGTGGAGGATGGAAATAAAAT TAACGTGGCAGCCTTTGGAGAGGTCCAGACCGTGGCTGTCTGCTTTGCTTCCTGTCAGATCGTCATGGAGGAGGTATACAAAGATGTCCCCGTCCAATACCAGGCCATTCTGGTCAACCAAACACTGCTGTCAACAGAGTTCTCCCTCGGAAAG GTGGAGGGTAGCCACACAGAGGACTGTTGTATAGAATTAGACACCACCAAAGGTTTCCTGGGCCCCCGCAGGGAGAGGGTCATCACCATCAACTTTGTGGCCACAAGAGAG GGTGAGTTCTCGGACCTGCGGATCCCCTGTATGGTGGAGGGGTTAGACAAGCCCCTGTATCTAGGACTCTTCTGTGAGGTCAAAGGTCTGGCGGCCAACTTCAGGGTCTCCAAGGATGGATATGGGTCAAG TGATTTCTCCAATGACCTTCACCTTGATTTCGGAGAAGTGGCCCTTGGCTCCACAGGTCAGCTGTACCTACACATCAGAAACGAGTCGGCCATTGCCGCCCCTTACACCATGGGAGTGGAGCACTTCATCGCCCGACCACCCACCCCACCCCAGGAGCCACTGGACAGGAACATGAGTACCGGACAGAGGCGAGCTCTGCTACAGAAGACTCCAAACCTAGCCGACCCCATGGCTAGGACCCTCAACAAGGCTGCCAATG AAACCTACCAGATGATGCTGAGCCAGAACCTGGGGGCTGCCTTTGTACCCGGCCCCTCCCAGGGGACCCTGATGCCATTCGGAGAAGAGATTGTTGACGTCACTGCATTCTGTGATATGTGGGGCCATTACACAGACTCCTTGACTGTCAAG GTGGGGGATATGTCCCCAGTGTCAGTGCCTGTCAGTATGACTGCTGTTGGCTGTCCCCTCAAGTTCCAGCTGACTGCCTCCCAACCAGACCAGAAACCCATCATCAG ATTTGGAACTCATGTGTCTGGAGTGGCCCCAACCAACAGAACAATGAGGGTCAATAATACCAGTCCATTTG ATCTACGAGTGGACTGGAGAATATTTAATGTGGAGAAGGACGACAAGAAAACTCTGGACTTAATCGTCAATTATGGAGAAGCTTTCCCAAAACTGGACAACTCCGGAAAAGAGATAGTCCCTCCTTGGGAAG TTCCTGCCCCGGTCAGGAGACAGCCCACAGACTTCCTGCCCAACTCTCCGTCCACATCTGCCGGCTCCACCCGCACACAGTTCAGTACTAAAGCCTCCCAGCCGACGTCCGTCCCAAGCGAAGCAGAGCTGATGGCCACAAGGCACCCGATTGTCTCCCTTTTCTACCAGGCTCATGAAGGGGTTCCTGCTAATGCCCCGTACAGTGTCAAAACAAAGCAGCtg GTGGTGCCAGCTCGAGGTATGGCCAGTGTTAATTTCTCCTTCACCCCGTTCCCGACCGAGGAAGTGGTCAAGGACATGGACTGTGAGGGTTATGCCCTGGGTTACATGAGCCTGGATAAG GGTCAGTCTGAGGAGGGGAAGGTTGAGAGAGAACAAGGGTACAGTGTGCAGCCATTGAAAGTAGAAATGACCGCTCACATCAAACCTGCCTT GTTGACGATTGAATGTCATGATGATGAAGGCATGCGATACAGATCTGCCATGAGTGACCTATTGCAAGCAGGCGGACAG gTATCCAACGAGAGTTTGCGGATAGCCACTTCCATGTTATCCAATAACACGGAGACTCCGCTGGTGTTTAGGATGATGACAAAGGCACCCTTCGTACTAGTGGATATGGATCCTTCCACCAATGTGGAGCTCTCCACCAGAACCATATCCACACAGATGCAAACTCTGAGGCCAAAGCATAATTTAATT GTACAAGTTGCCTTCAGGACCAGTCTCGACCTTCTTCCGCCTTATGAAGAGACTCCAATATCCACAGCTGACACGACGGAGAGCTCCGAGGGACAAAAGCTGGAGTTCCATGACGACCTAATAATAGAGTTCAACAACTCTACAACACAG AGGATTCCCCTGTATGCCACCCTGTCCCTGCCTCAGATGGAGCTCTCCCGGGAATCCCTGGACTTTGGTACCTGTTTGGTTGGACAGAGACGCGAGATGCAAATCCTCATCTCAAACAAGACTGCATCTCACTCCAAATGGGTGGCTAGCATTG ataCATGCTCGGACACTTGTGCTGAGAATACATTTTGTATCGAGCCCAATACAGGGACCTTGGATGCTCACATTACTCATGTGAGCAACAGCAAGACCCTGCTGAGAGTTTACTTCACAGCCAA
- the LOC128163504 gene encoding deleted in lung and esophageal cancer protein 1-like isoform X2 — translation MKPPAAIARGEEPPMFLQRPSTGKSQDVRHILAKTFRQLYTRDTISPDTVKNLSVSKGGDDEYHERYVEMLQKVFDERQKRLNEAAQLERHIMQAQARAMSADERELNRVSKSCDNYSDLGLPPVRSHFSSCIDGQLLKKHKLLTPEDYSTEDPASIPPPTEPLIPSYARDTVSSQQRKDQGTEDRRGDTPLFLPGHIRQSTDLELFEGEEGRPHPEETPSPVWESDKTMAAWKLHLNEEQREIDRTDLANLQAKVNFRRNPRHVPPSAPPGGRTLIKDGKSKPKEIGIQRKETISVLPEPSVVFLVSPPIVRFTDYKVGQVYEITLELKNVSACLRQCRALPPSSPYFNIGLGQFPGEHGLVAPGMSCHYGIRFAPDSLMDYDDEIRIQTQSSQPIIIPLQGRRQPPLISLPKVLDVGHCLVGGVHIGQFIVKNEGGSGRFCVMPRSAWPATNFKSVVTNGSVKIAPFDVRPSILELMKGDTGVLEVVFAPQSVRSYTQEITIVCDNCHVKHFTLKGVAQMAEVELLSVERGLSAALPGELSDVTADNLIRFDELNPFTYTDKSIVVKNKTDVELPFQWMIYKPDMTDVDELDKKPDRVPDVDSVFSVHPPSGMLPPAKEMEFKITFAPPVVDMFHSVLHLLLQQVPPHNENGSAKSAKSQKRGEEDNSSSGEETEEEEETMSEMFLNSDMKQFKDMTALEVEVKGKSVPLSVVLHPYAVYSPGQSLVGTTIKKLVTMANHSRSTITFQWQPILEKTIIEMEPPFGELDPGMAMDLELSVTGSEPGKVSETIYCYVMNLDDPLHLHVEAEFKGPEIKIEEPDVDFGLVRLGESATREITLTNLAQVITTWSIQDVSENNSEDAMAVSEFTFTPPGGELKPLEQKKVSIEFKPTSVQTLKSILEVQVEDGNKINVAAFGEVQTVAVCFASCQIVMEEVYKDVPVQYQAILVNQTLLSTEFSLGKVEGSHTEDCCIELDTTKGFLGPRRERVITINFVATREGEFSDLRIPCMVEGLDKPLYLGLFCEVKGLAANFRVSKDGYGSSDFSNDLHLDFGEVALGSTGQLYLHIRNESAIAAPYTMGVEHFIARPPTPPQEPLDRNMSTGQRRALLQKTPNLADPMARTLNKAANETYQMMLSQNLGAAFVPGPSQGTLMPFGEEIVDVTAFCDMWGHYTDSLTVKVGDMSPVSVPVSMTAVGCPLKFQLTASQPDQKPIIRFGTHVSGVAPTNRTMRVNNTSPFDLRVDWRIFNVEKDDKKTLDLIVNYGEAFPKLDNSGKEIVPPWEGEPETAVPAPVRRQPTDFLPNSPSTSAGSTRTQFSTKASQPTSVPSEAELMATRHPIVSLFYQAHEGVPANAPYSVKTKQLVVPARGMASVNFSFTPFPTEEVVKDMDCEGYALGYMSLDKGQSEEGKVEREQGYSVQPLKVEMTAHIKPALLTIECHDDEGMRYRSAMSDLLQAGGQVSNESLRIATSMLSNNTETPLVFRMMTKAPFVLVDMDPSTNVELSTRTISTQMQTLRPKHNLIVQVAFRTSLDLLPPYEETPISTADTTESSEGQKLEFHDDLIIEFNNSTTQRIPLYATLSLPQMELSRESLDFGTCLVGQRREMQILISNKTASHSKWVASIDTCSDTCAENTFCIEPNTGTLDAHITHVSNSKTLLRVYFTAKHSEMYEGVFMFRGNLRERPRRLYLFGQGSYDGKHQAILNV, via the exons ATGAAGCCCCCAGCAGCAATTGCGAGGGGTGAAGAACCTCCCATGTTCCTACAGCGACCCTCCACAGGAAAGTCCCAGGATGTTAGACACATACTGGCCAAAACGTTCCGACAGCTCTACACTAGAGACACCATCAGCCCAGACACGGTGAAGAATCTAAGTGTGTCCAAAGGAGGGGATGATGAGTATCATGAGAGATACGTCGAAATGCTTCAGAAG gTATTTGATGAGAGACAGAAAAGACTGAATGAGGCTGCTCAGCTGGAGCGACACATCATGCAGGCCCAGGCCCGGGCCATGTCTGCTGATGAGAGGGAGCTCAATCGAGTCTCAAAAAGCTGCGACAATTACAGCGACCTCGGCCTTCCTCCTG TGAGGTCACACTTCAGCTCCTGTATTGATGGACAGTTACTGAAGAAGCACAAGCTACTGACGCCTGAGGATTACTCCACAGAGGACCCTGCCAGTATACCCCCTCCCACAG AGCCCTTGATTCCAAGTTACGCCAGGGACACAGTTTCTTCCCAGCAGAGGAAGGACCAGGGGACGGAGGATCGTCGCGGGGACACACCCTTGTTCCTCCCCGGACACATCAGACAGAGCACGGACCTGGAGCTGTTTGAGGGGGAGGAGGGCAGACCTCACCCCGAGGAAACACCCTCCCCAGTCTGGGAATCA GACAAGACCATGGCTGCTTGGAAACTTCACCTGAATGAAGAGCAGCGAGAAATCGACCGGACAGACCTTGCCAACTTACAGGCCAAGGTCAACTTCCGTCGTAACCCTCGACATGTCCCACCCTCTGCTCCACCTGGTGGCAGAACTCTCATCAAGGACGGTAAATCCAAGCCCAAAGAAATCGGAATTCAGAGGAAAGAGACCATCAGTGT GTTACCAGAGCCATCTGTTGTGTTTTTGGTGTCTCCCCCCATTGTCCGATTCACAGACTACAAAGTGGGTCAGGTCTATGAG ATCACCTTGGAGTTAAAGAACGTGTCAGCGTGTCTACGTCAATGCCGCGCCCTGCCACCTTCCTCGCCATACTTCAATATAGGACTCG GACAGTTTCCAGGAGAGCATGGCTTGGTGGCGCCAGGTATGAGCTGTCACTACGGTATCCGGTTCGCTCCGGACTCCCTGATGGACTATGACGATGAGATTCGGATCCAGACTCAGTCGTCTCAACCAATCATCATCCCCCTACAGGGCCGACGCCAACCACCCCTCATCTCAT TGCCAAAGGTCCTGGATGTGGGTCATTGTTTGGTGGGAGGGGTTCACATCGGCCAATTCATCGTAAAGAACGAGGGAGGAAGTGGGAGATTCTGTGTCATGCCCCGATCTGCCTGGCCGGCCACTAACTTTAAG AGTGTAGTCACCAATGGTAGTGTGAAGATCGCCCCTTTTGACGTCCGTCCGTCCATTCTGGAGCTGATGAAGGGCGACACGGGGGTGCTGGAGGTGGTGTTCGCCCCTCAGTCGGTCCGGAGCTACACCCAGGAGATCACCATCGTGTGTGACAACTGTCACGTCAAGCACTTTACTCTCAAAG GTGTAGCTCAGATGGCAGAAGTGGAGTTATTATCTGTGGAGCGTGGATTATCTGCAGCATTGCCCGGGGAATTATCTGATGTGACTGCTGATAACCTGATCCGTTTTGATGAACTGAATCCTTTCACATACACCGACAAGAGCATCGTTGTCAAAAACAAAAC TGATGTTGAGCTGCCATTCCAATGGATGATTTATAAGCCAGATATGACGGATGTGGATGAGCTGGATAAGAAGCCGGATCGTGTTCCGGATGTAGACTCCGTGTTCAGTGTCCATCCACCGAGCGGCATGCTGCCCCCAGCCAAAGAGATGGAGTTCAAAATTACCTTTGCTCCTCCAGTG GTGGACATGTTCCACAGTGTGTTACATCTTCTGTTACAACAAGTTCCACCTCACAATGAGAACGGTTCAGCCAAGTCTGCCAAGAGCCAGAAACGAGGGGAGGAAGACAACAGCTCCAGTGGGGAGGAAACCGAAGAGGAGGAGGAAACTATGTCGGAGATGTTCCTGAACTCAGACA TGAAGCAGTTCAAGGACATGACAGCGCTAGAGGTCGAGGTCAAGGGTAAGAGCGTCCCCCTCAGTGTGGTTCTTCATCCATACGCCGTGTATTCCCCGGGCCAGAGTCTGGTGGGAACAACGATCAAGAAACTGGTCACA ATGGCAAACCACAGCCGGTCCACCATTACCTTCCAGTGGCAGCCCATTCTGGAGAAGACTATCATAGAAATGGAACCACCATTTGGAGAACTTG ATCCGGGCATGGCTATGGACCTCGAGCTGAGCGTGACAGGCTCGGAACCTGGCAAAGTGAGCGAGACCATTTACTGTTACGTCATGAATCTGGATGACCCATTACATCTCCATGTTGAGGCTGAGTTTAAG GGCCCAGAGATCAAGATCGAGGAGCCAGACGTAGACTTTGGTTTGGTCAGGCTGGGAGAATCCGCGACAAGGGAGATCACTCTGACCAACCTCGCTCAGGTGATAACGACTTGGAGCATCCAGGACGTGTCGGAGAACAACTCAGAGGACGCCATG GCTGTAAGTGAGTTTACATTCACGCCCCCTGGTGGTGAACTGAAGCCCCTGGAACAGAAAAAGGTCAGCATCGAGTTCAAACCGACGTCAGTCCAGACACTGAAGTCTATACTGGAGGTCCAAGTGGAGGATGGAAATAAAAT TAACGTGGCAGCCTTTGGAGAGGTCCAGACCGTGGCTGTCTGCTTTGCTTCCTGTCAGATCGTCATGGAGGAGGTATACAAAGATGTCCCCGTCCAATACCAGGCCATTCTGGTCAACCAAACACTGCTGTCAACAGAGTTCTCCCTCGGAAAG GTGGAGGGTAGCCACACAGAGGACTGTTGTATAGAATTAGACACCACCAAAGGTTTCCTGGGCCCCCGCAGGGAGAGGGTCATCACCATCAACTTTGTGGCCACAAGAGAG GGTGAGTTCTCGGACCTGCGGATCCCCTGTATGGTGGAGGGGTTAGACAAGCCCCTGTATCTAGGACTCTTCTGTGAGGTCAAAGGTCTGGCGGCCAACTTCAGGGTCTCCAAGGATGGATATGGGTCAAG TGATTTCTCCAATGACCTTCACCTTGATTTCGGAGAAGTGGCCCTTGGCTCCACAGGTCAGCTGTACCTACACATCAGAAACGAGTCGGCCATTGCCGCCCCTTACACCATGGGAGTGGAGCACTTCATCGCCCGACCACCCACCCCACCCCAGGAGCCACTGGACAGGAACATGAGTACCGGACAGAGGCGAGCTCTGCTACAGAAGACTCCAAACCTAGCCGACCCCATGGCTAGGACCCTCAACAAGGCTGCCAATG AAACCTACCAGATGATGCTGAGCCAGAACCTGGGGGCTGCCTTTGTACCCGGCCCCTCCCAGGGGACCCTGATGCCATTCGGAGAAGAGATTGTTGACGTCACTGCATTCTGTGATATGTGGGGCCATTACACAGACTCCTTGACTGTCAAG GTGGGGGATATGTCCCCAGTGTCAGTGCCTGTCAGTATGACTGCTGTTGGCTGTCCCCTCAAGTTCCAGCTGACTGCCTCCCAACCAGACCAGAAACCCATCATCAG ATTTGGAACTCATGTGTCTGGAGTGGCCCCAACCAACAGAACAATGAGGGTCAATAATACCAGTCCATTTG ATCTACGAGTGGACTGGAGAATATTTAATGTGGAGAAGGACGACAAGAAAACTCTGGACTTAATCGTCAATTATGGAGAAGCTTTCCCAAAACTGGACAACTCCGGAAAAGAGATAGTCCCTCCTTGGGAAG GTGAACCAGAAACAGCGG TTCCTGCCCCGGTCAGGAGACAGCCCACAGACTTCCTGCCCAACTCTCCGTCCACATCTGCCGGCTCCACCCGCACACAGTTCAGTACTAAAGCCTCCCAGCCGACGTCCGTCCCAAGCGAAGCAGAGCTGATGGCCACAAGGCACCCGATTGTCTCCCTTTTCTACCAGGCTCATGAAGGGGTTCCTGCTAATGCCCCGTACAGTGTCAAAACAAAGCAGCtg GTGGTGCCAGCTCGAGGTATGGCCAGTGTTAATTTCTCCTTCACCCCGTTCCCGACCGAGGAAGTGGTCAAGGACATGGACTGTGAGGGTTATGCCCTGGGTTACATGAGCCTGGATAAG GGTCAGTCTGAGGAGGGGAAGGTTGAGAGAGAACAAGGGTACAGTGTGCAGCCATTGAAAGTAGAAATGACCGCTCACATCAAACCTGCCTT GTTGACGATTGAATGTCATGATGATGAAGGCATGCGATACAGATCTGCCATGAGTGACCTATTGCAAGCAGGCGGACAG gTATCCAACGAGAGTTTGCGGATAGCCACTTCCATGTTATCCAATAACACGGAGACTCCGCTGGTGTTTAGGATGATGACAAAGGCACCCTTCGTACTAGTGGATATGGATCCTTCCACCAATGTGGAGCTCTCCACCAGAACCATATCCACACAGATGCAAACTCTGAGGCCAAAGCATAATTTAATT GTACAAGTTGCCTTCAGGACCAGTCTCGACCTTCTTCCGCCTTATGAAGAGACTCCAATATCCACAGCTGACACGACGGAGAGCTCCGAGGGACAAAAGCTGGAGTTCCATGACGACCTAATAATAGAGTTCAACAACTCTACAACACAG AGGATTCCCCTGTATGCCACCCTGTCCCTGCCTCAGATGGAGCTCTCCCGGGAATCCCTGGACTTTGGTACCTGTTTGGTTGGACAGAGACGCGAGATGCAAATCCTCATCTCAAACAAGACTGCATCTCACTCCAAATGGGTGGCTAGCATTG ataCATGCTCGGACACTTGTGCTGAGAATACATTTTGTATCGAGCCCAATACAGGGACCTTGGATGCTCACATTACTCATGTGAGCAACAGCAAGACCCTGCTGAGAGTTTACTTCACAGCCAA